From the genome of Verrucomicrobiia bacterium, one region includes:
- a CDS encoding DUF87 domain-containing protein, with protein sequence MSTPDYEKLGVFYLGRRYDPRQKQAQSDLILYESKNLVTHGLVVGMTGSGKTGLCFDLIEEAAIDGIPAIVIDPKGDLGNLLLTFPELRPQDFAPWINDDDARRQGLSVDAFAAQQAALWKKGLAAWEQDGERIRRLREAADFTIYTPGSSAGLPVSILKSFAVPPPEILEDGELLRERVSSTVTGLLGLVGINADPVKSRESILLSNLLQDAWAKGRDLDLAALIQAVQNPPVQRVGVLELEAFYPAKERFELAMQLNNLLASPSFATWIEGEPLDVGNFLHTATGKPRVAIFSIAHLGDSERMFFVTLLLNQVLSWMRSQSGTNSLRALVYMDEIFGYFPPVANPPSKPPLLTLLKQARAFGVGVVLATQNPVDLDYKGLANIGTWFIGRLQTDRDKARVLEGLEGAVAGRGARFDRSAMEETLAGLGSRVFLMHSVHDEGTEIFESRWAMAYLRGPLSRSQIKMLMDAQRGAAASKAVPQTSLAAATAVAATAPASARPVLPPQVAQFFVPLRGGIPTSHTLVYQPRLLGAAQVRYADSKLKIDLTQDLLAMTEITDNAVPVDWANAEALSLTVNDLEKNPAAAEFAPCASAASQVKNYAGWAKDFTAWIQNDHQLALLQSPVTRQVSKPGETEREFRIRLQQVVRESRDAAAEKLRQKYAPKLAALQERVRRAEAAKAREAEQAQRAKFDTVISFSSTLLGAFLGRKAVSAGTIGKAATTMRSAGRAMNQSGDVTRAQETVEALQQQYRDLEAQFKAEAEAAGAGVDPATEVLETLELRPTRTNINVRLLALVWLPFSRDAVGILNPAY encoded by the coding sequence TTCTACTTGGGTCGGCGCTACGATCCGCGGCAGAAGCAGGCGCAATCCGATCTGATACTTTACGAGTCAAAGAACCTCGTGACGCATGGTCTGGTCGTCGGCATGACGGGCAGCGGCAAGACCGGGCTTTGCTTTGATTTGATTGAGGAAGCCGCGATTGATGGCATCCCGGCCATCGTCATTGATCCGAAGGGCGACCTTGGCAATCTGCTGCTGACCTTTCCCGAGTTGCGACCGCAGGATTTCGCGCCGTGGATCAACGACGATGACGCACGGCGACAGGGACTGAGCGTGGATGCGTTCGCCGCGCAACAAGCTGCGCTTTGGAAAAAGGGCTTGGCCGCGTGGGAACAGGATGGCGAACGTATTCGTCGGCTGCGCGAGGCGGCGGATTTTACCATTTATACGCCCGGCAGCAGCGCGGGACTTCCGGTTTCCATTTTGAAATCGTTCGCCGTGCCGCCTCCGGAAATTTTGGAGGACGGCGAATTATTGCGCGAGCGCGTCAGTTCCACGGTGACTGGCTTGCTGGGCTTGGTGGGCATCAATGCCGATCCAGTCAAAAGCCGCGAGAGCATTCTGTTGAGCAACCTGCTTCAGGACGCGTGGGCCAAGGGACGCGATCTCGATTTGGCGGCGCTGATTCAAGCGGTGCAAAATCCGCCCGTGCAGCGCGTCGGCGTGCTGGAACTTGAAGCGTTCTATCCGGCGAAGGAACGTTTTGAACTGGCGATGCAACTCAACAACCTGCTTGCTTCACCCAGTTTTGCCACCTGGATTGAAGGCGAGCCGCTCGACGTTGGAAATTTTCTGCACACGGCAACCGGCAAACCGCGCGTCGCCATTTTCTCCATTGCGCATCTGGGCGATTCCGAACGGATGTTTTTCGTCACGTTGTTGCTCAATCAAGTGTTGAGCTGGATGCGCAGTCAGTCCGGCACAAACAGTCTGCGGGCGTTGGTGTACATGGATGAAATTTTTGGCTACTTTCCGCCCGTCGCGAATCCGCCGTCGAAGCCGCCTTTGCTCACGCTGCTCAAGCAGGCACGGGCGTTCGGTGTCGGGGTGGTGTTGGCCACTCAAAATCCCGTGGACCTGGATTACAAAGGTCTGGCCAATATCGGCACCTGGTTCATCGGGAGACTGCAAACGGATCGGGATAAAGCGCGCGTACTGGAAGGTTTGGAAGGTGCGGTCGCCGGACGCGGAGCGCGCTTTGACCGGAGCGCCATGGAGGAAACTTTGGCTGGTTTGGGCAGTCGCGTGTTTCTGATGCACAGCGTGCATGATGAGGGAACGGAAATTTTTGAATCGCGTTGGGCCATGGCCTATCTACGCGGGCCGCTCTCGCGTTCACAAATCAAGATGTTGATGGATGCGCAGCGTGGTGCTGCCGCCTCGAAAGCGGTACCGCAAACAAGTCTGGCCGCCGCGACGGCGGTTGCCGCGACTGCGCCCGCCTCCGCGCGTCCGGTCCTGCCACCGCAGGTCGCTCAATTTTTCGTTCCGTTGCGTGGCGGAATTCCGACGAGTCACACTCTGGTTTACCAGCCACGATTGCTGGGCGCGGCCCAGGTGCGTTACGCGGATTCGAAGTTGAAGATTGATTTAACGCAAGATTTGCTGGCCATGACGGAAATCACCGACAACGCCGTGCCGGTGGATTGGGCGAACGCCGAAGCGTTGAGTCTTACGGTCAATGATTTGGAAAAAAATCCCGCCGCTGCTGAGTTTGCTCCCTGTGCCTCGGCCGCCAGTCAGGTGAAGAATTACGCCGGTTGGGCGAAGGATTTTACCGCCTGGATTCAGAACGATCACCAACTGGCTCTACTGCAATCACCCGTCACGCGCCAGGTGTCCAAGCCGGGAGAGACGGAACGCGAGTTCCGCATCCGGTTGCAACAAGTGGTCCGCGAATCGCGCGATGCAGCGGCGGAAAAGTTGCGCCAGAAATACGCGCCCAAACTGGCCGCGTTGCAAGAACGCGTGCGCCGTGCCGAAGCCGCCAAGGCGCGGGAAGCCGAGCAGGCCCAGCGCGCGAAGTTTGATACGGTGATTTCTTTCAGCTCGACGCTGCTGGGCGCGTTTCTCGGCCGAAAGGCGGTGTCCGCCGGAACGATTGGCAAAGCGGCAACGACCATGCGCAGCGCCGGACGCGCCATGAATCAGTCGGGCGATGTGACTCGAGCGCAGGAAACGGTCGAGGCGTTGCAGCAACAGTACCGGGACCTTGAAGCTCAGTTCAAAGCGGAA